In Chitinophagales bacterium, a single genomic region encodes these proteins:
- a CDS encoding alpha/beta fold hydrolase, producing the protein MPPLLLYILLGIIVLSVLAYFLQEKFIFKPEKLRKDFEFKYDIPFREYFFEPSQGVSINALHFYREKPLGLLLYFHGNTRSIKGWAKYARDFYRYNYDVVLVDYRGFGKSTGKRSEKDMLNDMQFVYNDLLSKYAETHLIIYGRSMGSGFATKLASDNNPRFLILDAPYYSFKKVVQRFLPFLPVRYVLRFHLRTDRWIKAVKCHTYIIHGTRDWLIPIRHSENLQKTNPRKITLIRIEGGGHNNLPFFDEYHGFVRDILKE; encoded by the coding sequence TTGCCTCCCCTCCTTCTATACATCCTGCTTGGTATTATCGTCCTGTCGGTACTGGCCTATTTTTTACAGGAAAAATTCATTTTCAAACCCGAGAAGCTCCGAAAGGATTTTGAATTCAAATATGATATCCCTTTTCGGGAATATTTCTTTGAACCCTCCCAAGGTGTAAGTATAAACGCCCTTCATTTTTACCGGGAAAAACCATTGGGTTTACTCCTCTATTTTCATGGAAATACGCGAAGCATCAAGGGTTGGGCAAAATATGCGCGTGATTTTTACCGGTATAATTATGATGTGGTATTGGTGGACTATCGTGGGTTTGGAAAAAGTACAGGCAAGCGCAGCGAGAAGGACATGCTCAACGACATGCAGTTCGTTTACAATGACCTCCTGTCAAAATATGCGGAAACGCACCTGATCATCTATGGCCGGAGCATGGGGAGTGGATTTGCAACCAAACTGGCCTCCGATAATAACCCCCGGTTCCTGATCCTGGATGCTCCGTATTATAGTTTTAAAAAAGTGGTCCAACGTTTCCTCCCCTTTTTACCGGTGCGTTATGTACTCCGTTTTCACCTGCGTACCGACCGATGGATCAAAGCGGTGAAATGCCATACCTATATCATCCATGGTACGCGTGACTGGCTGATCCCGATACGGCATAGTGAAAACCTGCAAAAAACAAACCCCCGAAAGATCACCCTCATCCGCATTGAAGGTGGCGGGCATAATAACCTGCCGTTTTTTGACGAATACCACGGGTTTGTGCGGGATATTTTGAAGGAATGA
- a CDS encoding KUP/HAK/KT family potassium transporter, whose translation MKVSTNKVTAAGLIIALGIIYGDIGTSPLYVFSSIIGDRVVSEDLIIGSLSCVIWTLTLQTTLKYVWMVLKADNRGEGGTFALYALVRRQRKWLVIPAMIGGASLLADGIITPPISITSAVEGLEKIPALGIEKGSHIILYIVIGILFLFFFMQQFGTASIGSMFGPVMTIWFSMLAILGSVHIMDDPGIFKAISPHYAVQFVTTYPKAIWILGAVFLCTTGAEALYSDLGHCGRGNIRISWIFVKSCLLLNYFGQGAFLLHNHIGQTKATAAINPFYDLMPQWFIIAGVIIATSAAIIASQAMISGAFTLISEAMRLNLWPKLKIRYPSEEKGQLFIPGINVMMFAGCLAVVLYFQSSEKMEAAYGLAIIVTMIMTTILFSNYMVAKRVKPLFIYIFLAIYTLVEILFLIALLDKFAHGGYFTLILGGFMFLIMYVWYRSRKIKNRYVEFVRLEHYIPKIQELSNDKSIPKYATHLVYLTSANNPKEIEHKIIYSILNKKPKRADIYWFVHVDTMDDPYTCEYKVDHIIPNDIIRVDFRLGFRMEPRINLMFRKVVEDLVANKEVNINSRYESLEKNNVTGDFQFIVMEKFLSQDNELPFFERIVMKIYFGLKEISLSEERGFGLDPSNVTIEKFPLIVAPVASMKLTRVEE comes from the coding sequence GTGAAAGTTTCGACGAACAAGGTAACCGCCGCCGGATTGATCATTGCCCTGGGAATTATTTATGGGGATATTGGTACATCTCCCCTGTATGTATTTAGTTCCATCATTGGTGATCGTGTTGTTTCGGAAGACCTGATCATAGGTAGTTTGTCCTGTGTGATCTGGACCCTTACCCTCCAAACCACCTTAAAGTATGTCTGGATGGTGTTAAAGGCCGACAACCGGGGGGAGGGAGGAACATTTGCCTTATATGCATTGGTGAGAAGACAACGTAAATGGCTGGTCATCCCCGCCATGATCGGAGGGGCTTCCCTTTTAGCGGACGGAATCATTACCCCACCTATCTCCATTACTTCGGCAGTAGAGGGGTTGGAGAAGATCCCTGCCCTGGGTATTGAAAAAGGAAGCCATATCATTTTATACATCGTGATCGGGATCCTGTTCCTGTTTTTCTTCATGCAACAATTCGGAACAGCGTCTATTGGTTCAATGTTTGGTCCGGTAATGACCATCTGGTTTTCCATGCTTGCCATATTGGGATCGGTTCATATCATGGACGATCCGGGTATCTTTAAAGCGATCAGTCCCCACTATGCCGTTCAATTTGTAACAACCTATCCCAAAGCTATCTGGATCCTGGGGGCCGTTTTCCTTTGTACCACGGGGGCGGAGGCCCTCTATAGTGACCTGGGCCATTGTGGACGGGGTAATATCCGTATCTCCTGGATCTTTGTCAAATCCTGCCTTCTGCTTAACTATTTTGGTCAGGGAGCTTTTTTGTTACATAACCATATTGGCCAAACCAAAGCGACTGCAGCCATCAATCCCTTTTATGACCTCATGCCGCAATGGTTCATCATTGCAGGGGTGATCATAGCTACCTCGGCAGCGATCATTGCCAGCCAGGCGATGATCTCCGGCGCATTTACCCTGATCAGTGAAGCCATGCGATTAAACCTCTGGCCCAAGTTGAAGATCCGCTATCCATCTGAAGAGAAAGGTCAACTCTTTATACCGGGCATCAACGTCATGATGTTTGCAGGCTGTTTGGCCGTAGTACTTTATTTTCAATCTTCCGAAAAAATGGAGGCAGCTTATGGTCTTGCCATCATAGTCACCATGATCATGACTACCATCCTTTTTTCAAATTACATGGTTGCAAAGAGGGTCAAACCCCTTTTCATCTATATTTTCCTGGCCATCTATACGCTTGTAGAGATCCTTTTCCTTATAGCCTTGTTGGATAAGTTTGCCCATGGCGGTTATTTCACCCTGATCCTGGGTGGCTTTATGTTCCTGATCATGTACGTTTGGTACCGCTCACGCAAGATCAAGAACCGGTATGTGGAGTTTGTTAGACTTGAACACTATATTCCCAAGATACAGGAACTGAGTAATGATAAGTCGATCCCCAAATATGCCACCCACCTGGTGTACCTCACCAGTGCCAATAACCCCAAGGAGATTGAACACAAGATCATTTACTCCATCCTGAACAAGAAACCCAAACGGGCCGATATCTACTGGTTTGTTCACGTAGATACGATGGATGACCCCTATACCTGCGAATACAAAGTGGACCATATCATCCCCAACGATATCATCCGGGTTGATTTCCGGTTGGGATTCCGGATGGAACCCCGGATCAACCTCATGTTCCGGAAAGTGGTGGAAGACCTGGTAGCCAATAAAGAAGTGAACATCAACAGCCGCTACGAAAGCCTGGAAAAAAACAATGTAACGGGTGACTTCCAGTTTATCGTCATGGAGAAATTCCTGAGCCAGGATAATGAACTCCCCTTCTTCGAGCGGATCGTGATGAAGATCTACTTCGGACTGAAAGAAATCAGCCTCTCGGAAGAACGCGGCTTTGGTCTCGATCCCTCCAATGTCACCATCGAAAAATTCCCCCTCATAGTAGCACCTGTGGCGAGTATGAAGTTGACGAGGGTGGAGGAGTAG
- the purQ gene encoding phosphoribosylformylglycinamidine synthase subunit PurQ codes for MKFGVVVFPGSNCDRDMHDALVHDMGQEVIMLWHKDKDLSMFTTDDCIVLPGGFSYGDYLRCGAIARFSPLMQQVIEFANRGGKVFGVCNGFQILCESHLLPGALLRNEHQKFVCKNVFLKDSDSHIYKIPVAHGEGRYYADEKTLDALEANNQVIFRYCDEEGEITPAANPNGAARNIAGICNASRNVFGMMPHPERAASPVLGNTDGRKILKDLLMSGQLTPQTA; via the coding sequence ATGAAATTCGGAGTTGTTGTTTTCCCCGGGTCCAACTGTGACCGCGACATGCACGACGCCCTTGTCCATGATATGGGCCAGGAAGTGATAATGCTCTGGCACAAAGACAAGGACCTGAGTATGTTCACCACCGATGATTGTATCGTTCTCCCGGGTGGCTTTTCCTATGGGGATTACCTGCGTTGCGGCGCCATTGCCCGTTTTAGTCCGCTGATGCAGCAGGTCATTGAATTTGCCAACCGGGGTGGGAAGGTATTTGGTGTATGCAATGGTTTTCAAATCCTTTGCGAATCCCATTTGCTGCCTGGTGCCCTGCTGCGAAATGAGCACCAGAAATTTGTATGTAAAAATGTATTCCTGAAAGACAGCGACAGCCATATTTATAAGATCCCCGTGGCCCATGGCGAAGGCCGCTATTATGCGGATGAAAAAACACTCGACGCCCTGGAAGCCAATAACCAGGTGATCTTCAGGTATTGCGATGAAGAGGGTGAAATAACCCCGGCGGCAAACCCCAACGGGGCAGCCAGAAATATCGCCGGAATCTGTAATGCCAGCCGCAACGTATTTGGAATGATGCCCCACCCGGAAAGGGCGGCATCCCCGGTTCTGGGCAATACGGATGGCCGAAAAATTCTTAAAGATTTACTAATGTCGGGTCAATTGACCCCCCAAACAGCCTGA
- a CDS encoding LysR family transcriptional regulator, whose translation MTFTQLEYVLAVFRHRHFAAAAADCFVTQPTLSMQIHKLEVDLGIKIFDRSKQPVIPTELGMEFINHALRIMEERDGLIEMVNHRKGIVAGELKIGIIPTLAPYLLPLFVKEFTTQYPEVRLVVNEMMTDIIVQRLREGKIDAGILVTPLMEQGIREDLLFYEELVVYVSKNNQAYEKQYVLARDIDPNKLWLLEEGHCFRSQIMNLCELQKASKLGHRFEYEAGSIETLRRMVEINDGITILPELSTIDLPARQQQMIRQFRKPVPMRQVSLVVHRDFIKKKLLDILKREIIAAVPEKIKRNSAKNVVPVGI comes from the coding sequence ATGACCTTCACACAACTGGAGTATGTCCTCGCCGTTTTTCGTCACCGTCACTTTGCCGCCGCCGCTGCTGATTGTTTTGTAACTCAGCCTACGCTCAGTATGCAGATACACAAACTCGAGGTTGATCTGGGCATAAAGATCTTTGACCGAAGTAAACAACCCGTAATCCCCACCGAACTCGGTATGGAGTTTATCAACCACGCCCTTCGTATCATGGAAGAGCGCGATGGACTGATTGAAATGGTCAACCACCGTAAAGGAATCGTGGCCGGGGAATTAAAGATCGGGATCATTCCCACCCTGGCACCTTACCTGCTGCCCTTGTTTGTAAAAGAGTTTACCACGCAATACCCCGAGGTGAGATTGGTAGTAAATGAAATGATGACGGATATCATTGTGCAACGTTTGCGGGAAGGGAAGATCGATGCCGGTATTCTGGTAACCCCATTGATGGAGCAGGGGATACGGGAAGATCTGTTGTTTTATGAAGAATTGGTGGTGTATGTTTCCAAGAACAACCAGGCCTATGAAAAACAATATGTACTCGCCAGGGATATTGATCCCAACAAACTTTGGTTACTCGAGGAAGGGCACTGCTTCCGGTCGCAGATCATGAACCTCTGTGAATTGCAGAAGGCCAGCAAGCTCGGACACCGGTTTGAGTACGAGGCAGGAAGTATTGAAACCCTTCGCCGCATGGTGGAGATCAATGACGGGATCACCATATTGCCCGAGCTTTCCACCATTGATCTTCCTGCCCGGCAACAACAAATGATCCGGCAGTTTCGTAAACCCGTTCCCATGCGTCAGGTAAGTCTCGTTGTTCACCGGGATTTTATCAAGAAAAAATTATTGGATATCCTTAAGCGGGAGATCATTGCCGCCGTACCGGAGAAAATAAAGCGAAACAGCGCGAAGAATGTGGTGCCCGTAGGCATATAA
- a CDS encoding alpha/beta fold hydrolase → MKWNWKKILKYLRITVFVYVVGGALLYLLQDRILFHPVSLKKEHTYNFPQPHKEINLPINEKSTMNIVQFTSTDTATRGVVLYFHGNKKNISWYANYAPYFTREGYEVWMIDYPGYGKSTGKLSEQTLYQWAEVLYRFALSRFPSQQIIVYGKSMGTGIAAYLTSRNTCQQLILETPYYDFPSVVKHYLPIYPVHSLLHYQIPTHEYLARTKCPITILHGTKDRVVTYSNAVRLKEVLKPGDTFVTIRGGKHNDLFEFETTVKALGNAMDRK, encoded by the coding sequence ATGAAATGGAATTGGAAAAAGATCCTCAAATACCTCCGCATTACCGTTTTTGTTTATGTGGTGGGCGGGGCTTTATTATACCTCTTGCAAGACCGTATCCTCTTTCATCCGGTAAGCCTGAAAAAAGAACATACCTACAATTTCCCCCAGCCACACAAAGAGATCAACCTGCCGATCAATGAAAAATCGACCATGAACATTGTCCAGTTCACCAGTACCGATACAGCTACCAGGGGTGTGGTGCTTTATTTTCATGGAAACAAGAAAAACATAAGCTGGTACGCGAACTATGCCCCTTATTTTACCCGTGAAGGATATGAGGTATGGATGATCGATTATCCGGGTTATGGAAAAAGCACAGGCAAACTGAGCGAGCAAACATTATATCAATGGGCCGAAGTACTTTACCGGTTTGCCCTGAGCCGGTTTCCCAGCCAGCAGATCATTGTGTATGGAAAAAGCATGGGTACCGGAATCGCTGCCTATCTGACTTCGCGGAATACCTGTCAGCAATTGATCCTGGAGACTCCTTATTATGATTTCCCTTCGGTGGTAAAGCATTATCTCCCTATTTACCCCGTACATTCCTTATTACACTATCAGATTCCAACCCACGAATATCTGGCAAGAACCAAGTGCCCGATTACCATTCTGCATGGCACTAAAGACCGGGTGGTGACCTATTCCAATGCTGTTCGGTTAAAAGAGGTTTTAAAACCAGGTGATACATTTGTTACCATTAGAGGGGGAAAGCACAATGATCTGTTTGAGTTTGAAACAACAGTGAAAGCTTTGGGAAATGCAATGGATAGAAAATAA